TAAGATCCCCCAAGTTCGGGGAATATACGGAGCTCTTGTAGGACTTTATGGGACGACGCTCTCCATTCCTCCGCGTAAGACCTTTTTTCAGAAAAGGACTTACACGGCTTACCCTCTCTTCATGGCCCTATATTTCTTCTGAGAGGACCTTCCTGGCCTTCTTCTGAGAGGACCTTCCTGCCCTTCTTCTGAGAGGACCTTCCTGCCCTTCTTCTGAGAGGACCTTCCTGCCCTACTTCTGAAAGGACCTTCCTGCCCTTCTTCTGAGAGGACCTTCCTGCCCTTCTTCTGAGAGGACCTTCCTGCCCTACTTCTGAGAGGACCTTCCTGCCCTTCTTCTGAGAGGACCTTCCTGCCCTTCTTCTGAGAGGACCTTCCTGCCCTTCTTCTGAGAGGACCTTCCTGCCCTTCTTCTGAGAGGACCTTCCTGCCCTTCTTCTGAGGAGGACCTTCCTGCCCTTCTTCTTCTGAGAGGACCTTCCTGCCTCTTCTTCTGAGAGGAcccttcctgcccttcttctGAGGAGGAGCCTTCCTGCCCTTCTTCTTCTGAGAGGACCTTCCTGCCCTTCTTCTGAGAGGACCTTCCTGCCCTTCTTCTGAGAGGAGCTTCCTGCGCTTCTTCTGAGAGGtccttcctgcccttcttctGAGACGAGCTTCCTGCCCTTCTTCTGCGAGGACCTTCCTGCCCTTCTTCTGAGAGGACCTTCCTGCCCTTCTTCTGAGAGGACCTTCCTGCCCTTCTTCTGAGAGGACCTTCCTGCCCTTCTTCTGAGAGGACCTTCCTGCCCTTCTTCTGAGAGGACCTTCCTGGCCTTCTTCTGAGAGAACCTTCCTGGCCTTCTTCTGAGAGGACCT
The genomic region above belongs to Penaeus vannamei isolate JL-2024 unplaced genomic scaffold, ASM4276789v1 unanchor612, whole genome shotgun sequence and contains:
- the LOC113811666 gene encoding ABC transporter F family member 4 — encoded protein: MHPGVRQIDCSHFIVKSRVKKAKEGPLRRRAGRSSQKKGRKVLSEEGQEGPLRRRAGRSSQKKARKVLSEEGQEGPLRRRAGRSSQKKGKKVLSEEGQEGPLRRRAGRSSQKKGRKVLSEEGQEGPLRRRAGRSSQKKGRKVLSEEGQEGPLRRRPGRSSQKKARKVLSEEGQEGPLRRRPGRFSQKKARKVLSEEGQEGPLRRRAGRSSQKKGRKVLSEEGQEGPLRRRAGRSSQKKGRKLVSEEGQEGPLRRSAGSSSQKKGRKVLSEEGQEGPLRRRRAGRLLLRRRAGRVLSEEEAGRSSQKKKGRKVLLRRRAGRSSQKKGRKVLSEEGQEGPLRRRAGRSSQKKGRKVLSEVGQEGPLRRRAGRSSQKKGRKVLSEVGQEGPLRRRAGRSSQKKGRKVLSEEGQEGPLRRNIGP